The following are encoded in a window of Sminthopsis crassicaudata isolate SCR6 chromosome 3, ASM4859323v1, whole genome shotgun sequence genomic DNA:
- the LOC141564679 gene encoding uncharacterized protein LOC141564679, producing the protein MAQESVSFRDVAVDFSQEEWGFLDASQKKLYREVMLENYRNLASLGLPVCKPHEVSQLERGDAPWMLEREGPRASLADWELRPKIKGSTPEQYISPKESSWKNVISNNPRKLESGETLACDIESVKKHDSQDNPSTKLAIAPRKTVGRGRDQQCNKFGISFGRGSGLCLQGSIPAADSHNGGDPHGCIFPPYSYLTQYTKRASRKELDRYNECGKPLSYQPNHTQYYGKHTGVNAYKYNQCEIAFSWGTTLTEHPQLHAEDSQGGKTFSQNAELIYHQKIHDGEKDYASTEYGDGSIDHLSLIAHQKIRAREKPYDCFECGKAFSQSSELTRHQKIHTGEKPYECSECGKAFVWNSELIRHQIIHTGEKPYVCSECGKAFTQSSSLTLHQRIHTGEKPYKCDECGKAFTRSSSLTVHHSTHTREKPYECSQCGKTFSWNSELIRHQIIHTGEKPYKCDECGKAFTQNSSLVLHKRIHSREKPHECHECGKAFIQHTALICHRRIHTGEKPYKCNECWKAFSQSGHLTVHKRIHSREKSREWNGCGKAFVQHSPLVYHQRLHSGEKAYECNEFGKVFSQDTEIINHQKILSGETFLYM; encoded by the exons ATGGCCCAG GAGTCTGTGTCCTTCAGAGATGTGGCTGTGGATTTCAGCCAGGAGGAGTGGGGCTTCTTGGATGCCTCTCAGAAGAAACTGTACAGGGAAgtgatgctggagaactacaGGAATCTGGCTTCCCTGG GGCTTCCAGTTTGCAAACCACATGAGGTCTCCCAGTTGGAGCGGGGTGATGCCCCATGGATGCTGGAGAGAGAAGGCCCAAGAGCTTCCCTTGCAG attGGGAGCTAAGGCCTAAAATCAAAGGATCTACTCCAGAGCAGTACATTTCTCCAAAGGAGTCATCCTGGAAGAATGTCATCAGCAACAATCCTCGGAAGTTGGAATCGGGAGAAACCTTGGCTTGTGATATTGAGTCGGTGAAGAAGCACGACAGCCAGGACAATCCTTCCACGAAATTAGCAATTGCCCCCAGAAAAACTGTAGGCAGAGGAAGAGACCAGCAATGTAATAAATTTGGAATAAGCTTCGGTCGGGGGTCGGGCCTTTGTCTCCAAGGGAGCATTCCTGCAGCTGACAGCCATAATGGAGGTGATCCACATGGCTGCATCTTCCCACCCTATTCCTACCTAACTCAATATACTAAAAGGGCATCCAGGAAAGAGCTTGACAGGTACAATGAATGTGGGAAACCCCTAAGTTATCAGCCAAATCATACTCAGTATTATGGCAAACATACAGGGGTGAACGCTTATAAATATAATCAATGTGAGATAGCCTTTAGCTGGGGCACAACCCTTACTGAACACCCCCAGCTTCATGCAGAAGATAGCCAGGGTGGGAAGACCTTCAGTCAAAATGCAGAGCTGATTTACCACCAGAAAATTCATGATGGGGAGAAGGATTATGCAAGCACTGAGTACGGGGATGGCTCCATCGATCACTTATCACTGATTGCCCATCAGAAAATTCGTGCCAGAGAGAAACCATATGACTGTTttgaatgtgggaaggcctttaGCCAGAGCTCCGAACTTACTAGACATCAGAAAATCCATACCGGAGAGAAGCCTTACGAATGCAGTGAGTGTGGGAAGGCCTTTGTCTGGAACTCAGAACTGATTAGACATCAGataattcacactggagagaagccctacGTGTGTAGcgaatgtgggaaggccttcacCCAGAGCTCATCTCTTACTTTACATCAGAGGATCCACACCGGGGAGAAGCCGTATAAGTGCgatgaatgtgggaaggccttcacCCGGAGTTCATCCCTCACTGTGCATCACAGTACTCACACCCGAGAGAAACCTTACGAGTGCAGTCAGTGTGGGAAGACTTTCAGCTGGAACTCCGAACTCATTAGACACCAAataattcacactggagagaagccgtATAAGTGCGATGAATGCGGGAAGGCCTTCACCCAGAACTCATCCCTCGTCTTACATAAGCGAATCCACAGCCGAGAAAAACCTCACGAGTGTCACGAATGTGGTAAAGCTTTCATCCAGCACACAGCCCTTATCTGCCATcggagaatccacactggagagaagccttataaatgtaatgagtgCTGGAAGGCTTTCAGTCAGAGTGGACACCTTACTGTGCATAAGAGAATTCACAGTAGAGAGAAGTCCCGAGAGTGGAACGGCTGTGGGAAAGCCTTTGTCCAACACTCCCCTCTTGTTTACCATCAGAGACTTCACAGTGGTGAGAAAGCTTACGAATGCAATGAGTTTGGGAAGGTCTTCAGTCAGGACACAGAAATTATTAACCATCAGAAAATCCTTTCTGGTGAAACGTTTTTATACATGTAA